In a genomic window of Tripterygium wilfordii isolate XIE 37 chromosome 8, ASM1340144v1, whole genome shotgun sequence:
- the LOC120003839 gene encoding squamosa promoter-binding-like protein 8, which produces MLEYEWGNPSSIMLGGDETTSTQETDPNRQIFNHYSQQSYHHETLIPHPPTNLFHQHAHYSSNLNGFYDPRAFSSASAFAAPQSSLLDVVPNSGGGGGFFVVPKSEEVSPRPDFTTRIGLNLGGRTYFSSAEDDFVNRLYRRFRPAESGTTNSPRCQAEGCNADLTHAKHYHRRHKVCEYHSKAATVIAAGLTQRFCQQCSRFHLLSEFDNGKRSCRRRLADHNRRRRKSHQSNQETTRKSQLDNARNSSENLTISPPDSSAGQSTSSVTVAVSPPRISLDCFPPRCYQANGSTSASSTSNQLFFSSG; this is translated from the exons ATGCTGGAGTACGAATGGGGGAACCCCTCATCGATAATGCTCGGTGGGGACGAAACAACGTCGACCCAAGAAACTGATCCAAACCGTCAGATTTTCAATCATTACAGTCAACAATCCTACCACCATGAAACCCTAATCCCTCATCCTCCAACAAACTTGTTCCATCAACACGCACATTACAGCAGTAACCTTAACGGTTTCTACGACCCACGCGCGTTTTCTAGCGCGTCGGCCTTCGCAGCCCCGCAGTCCTCGCTCCTCGACGTGGTGCCCAATTCGGGCGGTGGAGGCGGGTTCTTTGTGGTTCCGAAAAGCGAGGAGGTTTCCCCTCGGCCGGACTTCACGACGAGGATTGGGCTCAATTTGGGCGGAAGGACTTACTTCTCGTCTGCGGAGGATGATTTCGTGAACCGCCTGTACCGGCGGTTCAGGCCGGCAGAATCGGGAACGACAAATTCGCCGAGATGTCAGGCCGAAGGGTGCAATGCCGATCTAACCCACGCAAAGCACTACCATCGGAGACACAAGGTCTGCGAGTACCACTCAAAGGCTGCTACTGTTATCGCGGCAGGGTTGACTCAGCGATTCTGCCAGCAGTGTAGCAG ATTCCACCTTCTCTCGGAATTCGATAATGGGAAACGCAGCTGCAGAAGGAGACTGGCCGATCACAATCGCCGCCGCCGGAAATCCCACCAATCAAACCAAGAAACCACCCGGAAATCACAGCTCGATAACGCTCGCAACTCCTCTGAAAATCTCACAA TCTCTCCACCGGATTCCTCGGCTGGTCAGTCAACATCCTCCGTAACCGTGGCCGTGTCACCACCGCGAATCTCCTTGGATTGTTTCCCGCCAAGATGTTATCAAGCAAATGGTTCGACTTCCGCCTCATCAACATCAAATCAACTGTTCTTCTCTAGTGGGTGA